GCAAAAGGCAGCATTCAGCAGCCAAACTCTGCAATCTGAGCTGGTGATGGGGACAGAAGACACCAACTGTTTCCAATGTCTAAAGAGTATTTTAGCTTCATGGCAGAGAGATCACACTGGAACTACAGGAAGTTAGACATCTGAGTTGGTATTTTTAGTAGGTATTCATTACTCTTTTTTTGAGAACAGTAATAAATACCTGGAGTAGGTGATTCATACTGATCCACTGGGAAAGGATGCAAGAAGAACAGAAATCTCAGAAGTGCATAAACCTATCATACTACAAGTTTTTGGTTAAGATTTAAAATTACCTCCCACTGTtgaaaaaacccagcattttaaaagctgaaaagcaCCAAAACTTCAAGTACCATGTATTTAAGTCCAACCTTGGGTTGAAATAAAAACCTCCATCCCCTGGAGTCCCTTCCTCCTCACTAGAGAGCAATACACACCTCCTTTTGTGCATTTTagtaagaagaaaatgaaggcagCATTCCAAGTTCCTTCAACAGTTTTGCAGCGGTCTGAACATCAGGTGATGAAAAGATGTTACAGGAAAGAActtcaagaaattaaatatctaTAAACAAATGGAGCAACTCGCTCCTTCAATATCCACGGTCATTGCAAAGAAAAGGCCAGAGGGAGAATTCAATGGCTACACTGTGGTTAAAGAGTGCACATAAGGCCTCTAAGAAGGGATCTCACAAAAGAGAGACTTCTAATTTCAAGATGCCCTGAGGCCTTTTCTAAACCAGATGCAAAAAGTGAGACCTGTGAAGCTCCAATTGTCTCTGTGTCCTGCACATTCTACTGCCATCTCCAAAATTCACAACTTAGacaaatgcaaaatgttttgcCTTTATCAGGCAGATAAGCACATGCACTGATGTGTGAATAACTTCAGAGGTATTATGCCCATTTGGTCTACAACACACCTTTCAATATTGCTAAATTTCTGGCCTCTGAGgttaaaatattctttgaaaCATTCCAATTTATCAGTCACGTCAAGGAACTTTATGAGACACAGAGTTATCTCACAAGTCCTTGCATGATAAATGCCATTCAAGAGAGGATGAAAACCTCACACCTCCAGCTATTCAAAAAGGATTTAAGAGATTGTCTCAAACCTTGGATTCATTTTCTACATTGCTGAATTCTCCATGCAGCTCCAGGTTTAGTTCAGGGAAGCCTTGTGTAAAATTAGCTGCCTTGTTatctagaaaaaaacccagcatagATATTTATGAAGATGAGTTCAATATTTGTGGATGCAGCAAAAAGGAGTTTAGCTACATCacttttttgtatttgaaatactgtttcactactgaaagaaataattcctCCATACAAGATAGCATAGTCATTTTCAATAGATCTATTCTGAAcattttttggttatttttattatatttatttttgtgcaaaGGCAATGCTTCTATTTGTATCAATATTGCAAAATAAAGATACCCATGGTACAAAGATAGATTCTCCCCAAGAcattctaattaatttttcatctgaatATCAGCTTAGAAATTACCTGTATTTAAGAAGAACCTGCATTCTTACTACTGAAgttgacattttttttcctcctgaatcagtaataaatctggtttttttaaatataaaaccagaaatcaTCTGTATGCTCATAGCCCATGTATCAGACACACATGCACAGTTTGTCTTGCCAGCCTATTAGCAGGCAACTGCTTTTATGTAGTGCACATTCACAGATCACAAAATGCCTTTTGCAGGACAGTTGTCATCATCTCAATATCATTACTGGGGAAATGGAGAAGTGAGACATAACTATAAGCATATTTTCAGtttcccagcctgctctgtatgtgctgggctgctctgttTCCTCAGATATTCCAGCACATCCCTGTATTTCAGGGATTCAGCTAGGAAATAATGCAGGCTAGGAATTGTCATGCCAGATTTATGCCACTCCAGCTCCTGTTTCAGCAATACACACATATGACCTTAAGTTCAGTAGCCCAGACCCATCTAGTGCTTCCTGCGTTTTAGCAAACCTACTCCTAGACTATGAATTTCTCACCTTTTGCCCTTTTGTAGCAGTTTATTGTCTCCAGGAGATGAGGTGAAACGATCATACAGATTTCCTCCAGTATCTGTACATTGTCTTTACTTAAAAGGTCCTGGTTTTCCAATGAAGTCAGCAAATCCAATGCAGACTGACAGCCAGAAGGAGAGAGCAAAATATTATTACTGTTCCTTAGAAATCAAAACTTGTCTCTCAGCCCTGTCTCAAACAATCACattattgtttgttttgttccctACCAATAAGGACCAGTCAATTTTACATCACCAttaaagcagaaatggaaaGCCACTGgttgtgtttttatttggtATGGTCTTGTTTAAACAGATTCACCCAAGCCATATTAATGACTCGTGGCTTCAAGAAGACTTCATTGCTGTGAAACAGTACCAATGCCATGAATCTCCCTTGCATATGGCCCAAGCAGGGCAAAGATTTGATTTGTCACCTTTTTATACTCTGATGCTCCTCAGTGAACTGTCAGTGACTGACCTTGGCACGAGGGACCAAATTCTACTCTTGCCTGTCAACATCTTCCTTCTTGCTATCCCTATGAACCAACCAGCCTAGTTGCATATTATGCTCTATTCTGCCAAATACTTCTCAcactttttcttctatttcctgCCTTCTGTCTTCCCTTCCCACCATACACACATTTGGCTCACTCCTCACATACATGAATTGTCCATGGGTTTTGAAGATCTCTTTCCAGGCGGAATACGGTTTCCTGCAACATCTGACTGCTGAAGTTCTCTGACAATTCATACAGCATCTGCCTGTAACAGAGATGCAGTGAGATAAAAGTGGAACAGAAGATGGTACAAAAACCAAAGGCaaggaatttaaaaatggaaaggaaaagagtaTGGCATAGATAGCAGTAACGGAGGGAAGAGAATTCCACTGCAAGCTTACCTGTATGGAGATATTCTTCCCTTCTCACCCAGATGTTCTTGTACTTTCTCCTTGGTGTAACCAAGTTTCTTAAGCAAGGAGTGACGTTTAATTCTGTATAAGAGTTCAGCTACTAGGAAAGTGTCTTCTGCATTCAGATATTCTTGAGCCAGAAGAAGCCTGAAGATGTCTACTGCTGACTTCACACCTTCTAGTTTACTGAGGTGGAGCAAGTCAGTACAGAGAAATTTTAAAGCTGCTACATCTTCAGTCACCAGATTTTCACTaataaagaaaagctgctgaTAAAACTTCGAGCTGATATCATTCTCCATGTTGCTGGAACCAACAGCTGAAACAGCTTCTCTCtgtctgaaaacagaaagcaaacactAGTAACACTTGAATCCTCAATACAGCAATCCTTCTACATTTTTACCCAATGATTGTTTGGAAGCCTTGAATtaccttttaataaataaatttgaaatttacTTCCTTGTCTAAACACAGACCACGAAAAGACCAGATTTGGCAGAATCTCTGAACAACCCAGTCTATAGTTGAAGTtagccctgctctgagcaaaAAACTGTGTTAGATGACCTCAAggtctgaattttcttttcttttgagcaTCTTCCACATTCAGatctttgcttctttctgttgTAATGGGGAAGAGTCCCTGCAGTAACTTATTACATCTATGAATGGAGACAGCACAGTGGTGCATGCATATTCCTTGATCTACAGCCCAAGAGCTTCTTGTTCTCTGGCTGTAGCAGGGAGTTGTTCCTCTGTATCTTGGCTGACACCCAAGCTGAAGCTGTGGAATAACCACCCACTCCCAGGTGTAATTTGCTTCCACATTGTATTTGACGTTTGGCATAGAAAAATCCTTATAAGCCTCCCTTACAAGTTACTGGCAGTTAAAATGTAATAAGACTCAATACTCAGTCTAAATAGGCTCTGCACGAGAAACTCACTCTTACTCAGGTTTAATAGAGACTAATCAACCTTCCACTACACCAATTTCTTCCATGCAGCCTAGGCAGTTCTATTCTGCCCCTGGATGGTTAAATAGGTAAGAAGGTGCTTCAGTACCTTCTGGGTAGTAGGACTTCAATCTTTTGCTTAGAGCAGTTGGAAGCAAAGGTTTCTACTTGAGGGAGCACAATGAGTGCAGGATCTGCTCGCTGCCCAGGCttggccagcacagccagagctgcatcGGGGCATCGACACAGAAAAGTAAACTATCCGCATCTCTGATGTATGCTTTCAGATATCgcctcagagaaaggaaatcgTATGAAATAAGCAGGATAAGGATTGTAAAACtatcttttctttaaagttttttaaCTGACTGGATCACTGCCCCAAGGGTTTAAATATACTGCAAAGCCGGAGCGCCCGCAAATGCCCGCAAAAGCTCGGCCGCAGGCCACATGGAGGAGGAATGTCCCGGAGGCCGCGCGCAGCCGGGAGCCGCCACACCCAAAACGAGCGGGAGCTACGCTCCGGACTCGGGAGATGGaactttccttccttccttccctctccactTCAGCCCCACATTTTGGTACCTCTTACGCGAATTCCAGTCCTGATCCCTCTCCCGGCGGCTACCCGGGACGGCGGCTCTGGCTCCTTTCGCGAACTCTTTTGCGGCTCGCAGCGGGCGGGGGAGGCGCGCCCAGTTCCCGCCCGGGGCAGGAGGCAGCGTCAGCAGCCCGGGCGAATGTGACATCAGCGGATGCGAGGGAAGGAGCAGCGGCACGTCCGAAGAGCGGGGCGGTCACGGCTGCCGGCGCCCGCCGGGGCTCTCACCACCAGCGGCGGCACCGCCCCGTCCCGCCGGCAAGCTCCGGCCCGAgcccgcccggccgccgcctCACGGCCCGTGAGCTCGGGGGGAACGCTGCCAGCGACCGCGAAAAAGCTTCAGGCTGCGCCTCGGATACGAAGGGTAAGACGTGCCCCGTAATTTTCCGCTTTTGCTGCCAAGCCATTTTAAAGCAAGCTACATCGCAAAAAGGCCTCAAACATTTTAGGcatattactttaatttttgtttcctcactGGAAGGAAGCTCGAAGAGCAGCGCTTGTGGGAGAGGGCTGCAGTACCATTTGTACGTAGGTCTGTGTGTCCGCTGCAGtaaagggaggaggaggaaggtgagcAGACTGCTCAGTGCAGGCTCCTCGGGGCCTTCAGCATCTCTGGGGTCATCTGTATCTCCCCACAACCTCGGGTCAATGGAGACGGGATGGGAAGTGTCTCCTTGCTCATGCTAAAAGTTTTTGTCCAACACACCAAGAGCAGCTCAGTTACCTGCTTGCTGTCCTGTATTATGTCAACTTGCTTTTAGAGAGCTGTAAACTTCACAGCCTAATTTAACAAGTTATAGAGGTCTGCAAGATAAACAGATCAAGAATTTCAGAGTTATTCTATGTTCTAGAGGGAGACAGGGACAATCAATCTGACTGCATACAAAAATTTTATTCAGAATATCAGCATGAAACCCAGCATTTGTATTCAATTATAGTGTCTTATTATTGTTTCTAATACAGAAGCTGAAAATAGACATTATTTAAACCAGCCACAGAAAAGCTGTCAAATAATTCAGTACAGgagatttaatttaaattgaagATAGATCATCCACACAGACAGCAGCCTCTTCTCAGCAATACTGTTCTGTATGTCAGAAACTTAAAActctggaaagaagaaaagaactcTCTGAAATTCCCATAAAAAGCTTCTCTGTTTCAGGTATCTGTAATAGGAGCCACTGTTACATTTATGCAGAGTTGAAAGGGGAGATTAGCCATACAACATGCTCCATCTACAAGTGCTACCACAGTAACATCCTCTTGAACATAACTTCTATTTTGGATAATGAATTGGTAACCATTGTAATACACAAATATGTAACAGTAAAAAGTAAACTCAATTTATGGCTCAGCCACATCAGTGTAGGTGGCTGAGAAAAACCATGCAACTCAAGTCTGGTACAAAACACTTGCCTCATGAGTACACCTTCTGAGCCATTTAAAGGCATCACCTTCCATATATACAGCACGTACAGAActacaagaattttttttcctgttatcaGAAACCAAAACTGCAATGAAGTGCCAGAGCAGTGACTCTGACAGCCTTATTCCAACCTCTCACAAGGCAGGAGCAGCGTAACTTGTTTTACCTCCTCCAATAGTAGGTTCTGAAAACGAAACATTTTGGCAGTCCAAGACCATGAAATTTCACCAGCACGTCACTCTCTATGTTGCTGTGCTAACACCCCAAACTCATGATGGATCCAAAATtctcttcccccttttcttttggCTAAAGGATCATTTAacctgaaataatttcactgtCTGCAATACAGGGACAACTTGATGCAGTCCACACCCCACAGCCATTTCTAGACTCAAATTTTATGTGTGCACTACAGCAGGAAGAGACAGTCCCCATCATGTGTGTGGAGGGACACAGAAACCTGGTAAGGGTTTTGGAGGGGAGGCCCTCTGAGGAGGGGTTGAGGTCACTTGgtttattcagcctggagaagaggagactgaggggagacctcatggcagtcttcaacatcctcacgaaggggaggcagaggggcagaggtATCAACTGCTTCTCTCTGGTGATCACTGACTGGACTTGAGAAATGAAActgtgtcaggggagggttAGGGTAGATTTTAGGAAGAGGTTCTTCATCCAGAGGGTGACTGGGCACCGGAACAcgctccccagggaagtggtcacagcatcaaCCCTGACAGAGCTCAATAAGCTGTTAaacaacactctcaggcacatgggaTTCTTAGAGtgtcctctgcagagccaggagctggacttgatgatcctgatggctcccttctaactcagcatattctatgcAGGACTTCACAGAAGTCCTGCATAAATACTCCCTATGCAGCAGGTACAGGGAATCAGCCTGCCCAAATATCATACTTGAAAGAGGTGTCAAGGCAATAAATACTGCTTAGATGTATGATTATAGATTGTGTATGGCTAAAGTTTAAGAATCTACTGAGGATCAGCATAAAAAATCAGTATCTGACACCCATGAATGGAGGACAATACATGTCTGTCCCCACAACTCTAGAGGGTTATAACCACTTCCAACCAAGCAGCCATAAACAGAGTCCCTTGCTGTTCCACTGAAAGGGCAGATTACAGGAGCCTGTAGTtttcaaaacagcatttctgcatCTCTTAATGAAAGGGACATGGACTTGACTTACTGTGTCTTGCAGTAAGGCAAAGAACATATATACTTCTTaacccccaaaccaaacttGTCACAAAACTGTAAAAGCAGAATGTATTCTATTGCtaatattttaagtaaatagTTGCATTTAGCATCACTCAAAACTCCCAACCAACCAATCCACAAAACATCAATCAACTCACCATATCATTAGAGTCTGTAAAGACAGCCACTATTATTCTCacttccttttccctgttttcttctccttccagtATTAATACTGTATTTCTCCTCCGAATCGTCTTTCCCCTACTTGTTCTTCTCTTGATGCTCCCTACCATTCCCCTTCTTGTTCCTGCTTAaaatttccacatttctttttctcatctgCCTCCTCTTGGTTCCATTCTCCCTGCTTTTGGTTGTCTATAGGGTAGCAGAAGTGCTTGTCAAATGCAAAAGCTAgtaaaggaaatggaaaagtgaaattattctgtgaaGAAGATCACATTTATTAACATTACTTAAATATATGTAACTTGAAATTACACCTTATTTCTACAACCATAGGAAATGTTTGTTACACCATGTAGTTAATTTACCAGCCACCACACGAAGTAACTTCTATGATCCCATATCTGTCATTTTGTATCCTTCtctatttccattaaaaatctAAACAGAAACCAAGCAAGGCACACCAGGCCCttgaattattttcctgtgtAGGAGACTATACTAagagtaaaaattaaatatttacaggTGGCCTAGTTTATTGTCACTAAGTTCAGTGACAATAAACTTCAATACAACCCATCCAGGTTATGCTGTTATACAAGTTGGTTAACtgaactttggaaaaaaaaattatatttaggacaattttccctttccttttttcacaaGAACAAGAGCACTtgggaaaaaatgaattaatagAGGCATATTCTTTTTCATAAGCAAAAGCAGTGAGAGTGGGATGTTTAACATAATCCAGTCTTAAGGCCCCACGGCTGCTACATACTACATTtaagttgaaatatttttaagtatcttTTTATAACCATGCCTAGTGCAGTGAGTGTGAATCATGTTTCAGCTTCCACAAGACATATGccaaaatcccacattttttaACTGTGTAGCAGATTACTGTAATGTCCTGTCATACGCAGACTCATTTTTGCATCAGCAGAAAACACACTTGGCCCAAAGCACGGCAGACTGTCTCATTTATCAACACAGAACCTCTGTTTGCTGTGGACAGTTCTAACAATGCAATCTTTAATGCAGCAAACAGATGGAATCCAGATTACTGAAAACAccatctctctctcccttctgtTTTGCCAGTCTATAGAGACATAAAAGCCAGAACTTGTGAGCAAAGATTTGGCATTACTGGGTAGGAATGCTTTCCTGAGACATTTGCCATTATTAGGTGCAGAGGAAAGTAATCAACATGTTTCAGTGGTTTGGACTGGCttatatttgtttaaatattaagtGCTAGGAGGTATGTTAAAAACCACCAATGAAGCAATAAaaacacttctgtttttttttttgaaaaaccCGACAGCTATACAGTTTAGAGTTCTTAACACTCTGTTTACACATTGTATTCAGTAGCAAGATATGTTGCACTGCTATACAATAGCTACCATTCTCATCCAAGCTTTCAGAGATTATggtattaaaatacaaaatctaGTGTCTTAGCACACTAAAATGCTTGTAAATTCCTGTGTTTGGAAGCAACAGGCACTTTAGATACACATGAAATAATAATGTATAAATAAAAGTATTCATTAAACTGTTTGCATCATAGCAAATGCTTCCTGTAATAATTTCAGATATGTACTTTCTAACAGCAgttaagtgggaaaaaaagtttcttcctcagtgtgtgctggagcagcagtgagtACTGTTGGCTTGGGTCAGCGGTCATATTCCAATCATAAACTTTTTTGTTCAGTTCCATATGGATACCCAATACACAGAGTTTCCTGcagcaacaaaagcaaaatattccatTACAGAATGAAGCAAGACACCATTTAAGAATTCTCAACAGAGAAGATATCTTCAGACTCAGCATGGAGAAAGTTTGCAATTTCAGTCTTTACCGCAGAGGCAAGACCTCTAACATGCAAGGCTGTACACGAATTTTGAGCCAAACTCTTATGACCCAAATCATTGCTGTGATATTGATTATGCTGACATGATGATCTGTGATTTTGTGGCAAGGCTTCAGGGTTTGTAAAAAGGCACTAAATGTTACCACTGCAACTACCTTGAATAACAGTTGTTAGTTCCCTGGTAGGTCAGCTGTATAAATAAAACCTTTGTTGGTAAGTTATATATCCAACTGTATCTGACTTTTGCACAGATTCCCTTTGATCTCTTTACATAGACAAAGGTTTTCTGATCAGTTTAAATTCAAGATCACATATTGGCAATCAGTTTGCTCTGTGAGTAAAGAGTTAATTAAATTTAGAGAAAGTAGAAAATTCTTCCCTCTCTACTGCCTTTGTTCTGAACTTAAGTACTGACCATTTATATTTGCAAGCACAGCTCTTTCCAGTGGTACATGGCAATCCTCAATTTAACAGAAACCTGTTTATCTTGGAGAAGGAAGATTTCCAATCCTGTCTAAAGCACTGACATACATTATCCAGGACAGGTTCTTCCCTTCTCACTCTGCAAGCCCCAATGCCATAACACACTTTAACTTTACACCGCAACTGAATCAGAAACTTCACTCCTAGTTTAGGCTACCTTTCTATGCAATTGTGTGAGGATACTTGTCTTTTAGACTATGACACTGcaagaaaacatatttcaggACCAGATGGTTTGAAATTTAAAGTTTCTCATTCTCCATGACA
This genomic interval from Motacilla alba alba isolate MOTALB_02 chromosome 7, Motacilla_alba_V1.0_pri, whole genome shotgun sequence contains the following:
- the LOC119703096 gene encoding caspase-8-like; translation: MSHSPGLLTLPPAPGGNWARLPRPLRAAKEFAKGARAAVPGSRRERDQDWNSRKRQREAVSAVGSSNMENDISSKFYQQLFFISENLVTEDVAALKFLCTDLLHLSKLEGVKSAVDIFRLLLAQEYLNAEDTFLVAELLYRIKRHSLLKKLGYTKEKVQEHLGEKGRISPYRQMLYELSENFSSQMLQETVFRLERDLQNPWTIHSALDLLTSLENQDLLSKDNVQILEEICMIVSPHLLETINCYKRAKDNKAANFTQGFPELNLELHGEFSNVENESKTMKSYKMDGPHRGFCLIINNVNFNSSQRDGSCKDAEQLKRVFTWLGLDVITFRDLTSWQIINLMETWQRVQDHKERNCFICCILSHGKLGAIFGTDDKPVSIRMLMSHFTAKQCPQLAAKPKLFFIQACQGAKVQRPVYIDTDGPPPDLQDSSSMQERAALLKSIPEEADFLLGMATVDGCVAFRHREEGAWYIQALCSKLQLLVPRGEDILSILTQVNEDVAGRVSVSPSGTRKQMPQPAYTLRRKLIFPIPTAPPPSQQ